ACTGCAGATTGAATCACAGAAATGATATCTTCGTTCATGCTGACAAGATGCATAGGGATTTGATATCAATATCCATACACAGTAAAGCGCACTGggaatatgaaaagaaaagaaaagaaaaagacgaaaCGCAAACAAGCATGTACCTTTCTTGCATTCCTGATTGCAACAATGCCTGCAGATAGTCACAGCTCGCCCATAAAATTATTCGGTGAACATGCATGTGTGGAACAGACAAAGAGCAAATAGAGCACGTCCAACTCAGTTCACTTGCTTTAGATTCCAAGATTATGTCCCTGAGACAGAATGAAGCTTGCTTATGGCTAACGGTAAAGAGAGAGCAGGTTGCAGATGGTCATATTCAGGATATCTTAATCCAGTAACAACTTGAAGTGGTAAAAGTTGTTCTGTCAAACAGCACATAAAGTGATGTGACTAGCATTTGAGTCTTTGCCCAGGATGCGTGACCAGCAGTTTGATGCCTCCAATGAAGCAACATACGTTGTAAAGCCCAAAAACAAAAGTCAAACACAAGTTTTGGAACACTAAGCTACTAGAGATCCATGGTGCTGAATATAAACAAAATGCGAAGATGAAGGGCTCGATGCTGGCTTAACTATGCTAATGATTAATACAACTAAAGCCGAATGACTTAATAGCCAAATAAGGAACCAAAATTGAATGACTGTGCTCAAGTACGCCTAAAATGTGGGTCAGATCAGAGGTGTCAATCTAATCGGCTGAATGATTTAAAGCATGGTGAtattcacagagagagagagagagagagagagaggggggagagcTTAAACTTACCAAAATGTATGCCTTCCTTGACCAAGAGCTGGTTTGAGATCAAAGCTGGGAATCTCAGTGGCCCACTCAGGAATTCTCCTCGAAAGTAGCCCAGATAAGTGATGCAGGCCACAGCGTCTCGCAagaatttttaacttttttacagaatcttcttcaacttgtaCATATCCTGAATAGACATACTCCAACAATTTCTCCAGTTCTAGGCGATTAACATGAGAAGATAACCGAATCTCTTTCCGGAACTTTCTGCGCCAATTATCACTGTCATTAGCTGCTGAAGAAGAGTCATCAATTGTTCTCCCGTCAAAAAGTTGTTCAGGAGGCAATAATGAAGGACACCTAACCATAAGAAGAACCCCATGGACACAGAATGAAGTACCATCGGCAAGAATCAGCTCTATATCAGCGTTATCCTCATGATTAAGTGCTTTCCCTATTTTTACCCCTAATTCTGAAGGAAAACCAAAGTAGCTGAAGTAGGTTAGTATGTACAAAGCAAACCACCTAGCCCCACAATTAGAAGAGTCCTTGCAGATTTCCAGGAGCTTGTTAACTAGTTCAGTCCTGACATTTTCTGTCTGAAGACCAGCCATGATGGAACATTTACTTTTGGAGCCAGAATGATGAATTGACACTGACAGGCCCCACAGATTATGGAACAAGATGACATCTTTTCCTTCCCACTCTTCTGGATGAAAAAAGCAACAAGCTCTACCGGGCAAGTTGCTCTTGAGATGTAGGGCATAATTTGACCTTGGTATACAGAATGATGCAGATGAGCGTCCCATCATATAAGACAATAGTGTCTTTGAGCTTTCCACGATAAAGCCTTGATAATGAGGCAAAGCCAAAAAGCATGTCAAACCAATCAAACTTATAACAACGTGAACCAGATTTGGCATCCCAAGGTTAACTCCATATGATGGGGATTTTAGTGTATAAAGCAATTGCTTTAGATACCTCTCACCATTTGGATTCAGAACCTCACAAAGCATACTTCTAGCCTTTGATGAAATGTAATTgcatgaagaagaaatcatcatTAGGACTACTCGCGCAGCTGACTCACTTCTAAAGGTACTGATGACATCATCATGGCACAGCTGGTTCCCTCTGCCAATAATGTCCTCAAAAGCTACACTATGAAAGAACATACATCGACAATCagaaagttaaaagaaaatacaaactTAGTCAAAAGCGCAACTGGGAAAATacaacaaatgaagaagatgaagaatggaaaAAGCAGTGCAGGAAGATCACTAAAAAGAACTGAGCAAACTATAGGCATCAAATATTAACGAAAACATACCATGCGGCCACTGTAAGAACGTCAAAATGAgctttattttcagaaaatttggGATCATGATCTTCAGCATATCTCATGGCAAGCCACCCAAGAATGTCCCATACATATGGCCTTAAAACCAGTACAGGATTATCAATGAGATTTTCCCTTGCTATGGCAATTTGCTCCTCCAGTGGGTACGTGTGATAAGAAGGATACTTCCCAAAAAAGTTTGGCATAAGAATATCAGCAAGAACTTTGTCGATCCcctttttccaaaagtaaagatGATGCTTCCCCGGCCAACGAGTAATCATTGCCAAGCGACATGCTTCAATCATCAAAGGAATCTGGTCATTAGCACCTTTTCCCTCTTTCAACTTCCATTCATTCATTGCACTTACTATGGCTTCTACAAGTGGCTCACAAAACATGCTGACCACTCTTGAGCATCCCTGTTCAGTCAACTGAGCCCAACAACAGAACTAGGTCATCCATATGACTCATCACAGCAGAAGAAAATGGAGCCATCAATCTTATGATGAGCAGATAAGAATATACTTGAGAATATCGAGCAAAGAAAACCCAAAGCATTACCATTAAACATTGCGCCAGTTTAAATCCCTCAATTCGAACTGACAGCGGGTTCGAACTGTCCATAAAGCGTACCATTGCACTGACAATAGTTTCACCATGTTCCAGAATCTTCTTGGCACCATAACTGCATAGAGCTGTTACCCAGTATCAGCAATTTTTATGACAGAAATATGATAGGCCTAGCAAAATAAAATTCCAGCACAAGAATGAAAGCTTTCTAACTGTATGCAAAGTGTCAAAGTACCTATGGCAGAATACAACTTTAAAAGAGCAACTCCAAGAGAAGGGTCAGGGTTTACACAGAAATCTTCCAACATATTCATAAAACTCGCATTACTCCAAACTTGATATCTGGATTGAGGCCACCTCAACAGTATTATGGCCAAGAGAGCTAACATCTCTTCGAAATACACATTAGAGCTAGTGCTGGCAGAGAAATCTAGTATATTTTTAATTAGGTGGGTCGTAATATACTCTTTATCAAGAACTTCCCAGACTTCATTCTCCTTCTTTTTGCTTAAATTTGAAAGCAGAACACTCAAGGCTCTGGAAGATGGAATAGCAACTTGTAACTGATGGGAAATTGACAAGGAAGACAAAGGATGAACAAGATCAGGGAGATATGGTTGCAGAATAGAAGTTGCTAAGACACCGGCCAACTTGCAGACTGCATCCGCTGCTATGCCAGTTGTGGCTTCACTTTTTTGGTGAAGTATACCCACCAAAGCCCCGACAATATCTTCAGCTGAATCCTGCGAAGATAAAGTGAATGTTAACAACAAAAGGGGACGGAGAAGGAGACCACGAAATGCCAATATGCATCAACCTAAGTTAAAAATAATCCCTACAACAGCAAGAAGCTCAAAATGACCGAACACAGCTATAGTGCTAGTGATCCACAGAAGCAGaacattaaaaattccattATCGTTGCCAGGAACAATCCCAAGAGAAATATTGAAAACTCTCGACATGGTCTTAGGACGTAAGCGCATAATATTGCCAAGGAACTAGAACATtcgaagaaaatgagaaaactaTCCAATTTAATCCGCGCCCTCATTTCAACGTCAGCGCTGATGAGATAACCAAAAGCGAAGCAGGTATGAGATAACTCCATTCATTCAGAAACGATAAGCTCCTAGAGAAGGCAATTCTTTGTAAAAACTGAGAAAAGAGCAGACTCATCAATGcaagttgaaaaaaaagaaaaaagaaaaaagtgcaATCCAGGCAGCAAAACCTCAACAATCCATAAAGCACGATCACTCATCGAGCGCCTCACCTTCAGAAGCGGATTGCTCGACGCCTCCTCTGAAACGCAATCGAGAAAAGCAACGATCGACCGAAGCACGTGTCTCTGCGTCTCGATGTCCCTGCACTCCCACCGCGTTCTGCTCCCATCGCGATATCTGCACGCGGCAAAAGAACTCACGATCACAGCTGCAGTCAAACTCCACGAACCAGACTCGAAGCCGTTCGGTCACCGACTAGCGAATCCCTCGAAGCTCCTCGCCTACAGATTGATCCTCTCCTTCGACAAAACCAAACATCGATACTacgaggggggagagagagagagagaagaggggaaCCTGGTGCAGAGATTGAGGGCGTCGCGGAGGCGGTGGTGGAGAGTGCCGAGCTGGCTGCTTTTGGTCTCCGCTCTGCGCTTGCTCCCTTTCATTTCCCTTCCTTGCCGACGCCGGATTCGAGAGGCGAACGGCTTCGGACTCGACGGGATGCGCGGCCGGAATTCGTCGTCGCTCGTAGAAGAAGCGCGCTCGGTGACGCCGCCGCCGACCTCTTCTCGTCTCGTCGGAGGAGTGTGATCTCCGCCGCCAGATTGCTCCCCCTTGGCAGCGCAATGGGCTCTTAATTCCCAGGCCCAAATCCAATGGTGCAGCGCGTGCCGACACGTGTTCCCTGGGCGCGTGACACTGTACCACCCCGTCTCTTCTCCATGGATAACGGTGGGGCGAGGTGTGGACGGGATTCGTGGCATCATTTTTTccatctcaaaaaaaaaaagaaaaaaagaaaaaggaaatcgaGCGACTGGAAATTGTACACAGACGCTGCTGCAAAAAAGCATCGCCGTCTAGATCTTTTGTGGATATTTCTTCGTGTCGATTCTCTCGCAAACCTGAACTAGAACTCAGCGTATGTGCTCGACTTGtgttttcctttcctcttcttcttcctcctcctcgtttTCGGTTTCAATCCCGGTTGCTTATTCTTGCGGAAAGGTTTTTTTTTGCCAGCAAAAGCTATCGTTTTTCCTCCTCTGCTCTTATCTGACTGCAGGGGTTGATTACTCGTCTACAATTCAAGATTTCTGCTGTGAGCTCCATTGAAGTAACATGTCTGATCGGGTTTGAGTTGGACTGTATCTTGATTGTCAATGGCGATTCTGGTCAACTTAATGTCGCCAGTCTCGCAGCCGTCCTTGGGGTACGCGAGGAAGTCTCGTGGGTTTTACTCCCATGTGCCAAATTTGCACTCCTTCTCTCTGAGCAAGGGCTTTGCCAGAGCCCTGGCA
The window above is part of the Eucalyptus grandis isolate ANBG69807.140 chromosome 6, ASM1654582v1, whole genome shotgun sequence genome. Proteins encoded here:
- the LOC104450019 gene encoding BTB/POZ domain-containing protein At1g04390, encoding MMPRIPSTPRPTVIHGEETGWYSVTRPGNTCRHALHHWIWAWELRAHCAAKGEQSGGGDHTPPTRREEVGGGVTERASSTSDDEFRPRIPSSPKPFASRIRRRQGREMKGSKRRAETKSSQLGTLHHRLRDALNLCTRYRDGSRTRWECRDIETQRHVLRSIVAFLDCVSEEASSNPLLKDSAEDIVGALVGILHQKSEATTGIAADAVCKLAGVLATSILQPYLPDLVHPLSSLSISHQLQVAIPSSRALSVLLSNLSKKKENEVWEVLDKEYITTHLIKNILDFSASTSSNVYFEEMLALLAIILLRWPQSRYQVWSNASFMNMLEDFCVNPDPSLGVALLKLYSAIALCSYGAKKILEHGETIVSAMVRFMDSSNPLSVRIEGFKLAQCLMLTEQGCSRVVSMFCEPLVEAIVSAMNEWKLKEGKGANDQIPLMIEACRLAMITRWPGKHHLYFWKKGIDKVLADILMPNFFGKYPSYHTYPLEEQIAIARENLIDNPVLVLRPYVWDILGWLAMRYAEDHDPKFSENKAHFDVLTVAACVAFEDIIGRGNQLCHDDVISTFRSESAARVVLMMISSSCNYISSKARSMLCEVLNPNGERYLKQLLYTLKSPSYGVNLGMPNLVHVVISLIGLTCFLALPHYQGFIVESSKTLLSYMMGRSSASFCIPRSNYALHLKSNLPGRACCFFHPEEWEGKDVILFHNLWGLSVSIHHSGSKSKCSIMAGLQTENVRTELVNKLLEICKDSSNCGARWFALYILTYFSYFGFPSELGVKIGKALNHEDNADIELILADGTSFCVHGVLLMVRCPSLLPPEQLFDGRTIDDSSSAANDSDNWRRKFRKEIRLSSHVNRLELEKLLEYVYSGYVQVEEDSVKKLKILARRCGLHHLSGLLSRRIPEWATEIPSFDLKPALGQGRHTFWDIILESKASELSWTCSICSLSVPHMHVHRIILWASCDYLQALLQSGMQESQSQILKVPVSWEALVKLVSWFYSSELPEPPSGCLWSNMGTKEKLHQLELYVELSWLADFWLLEYVQEACFRIVDNGLCSTRHLSVRILQMAANLSQWKLAEAAANHVAPSYRQLRQSGELDELDETLIEMVRVASVRLSQSRGE